From Gammaproteobacteria bacterium:
CCACGAACACACGAACACGACCACGGCTTTCGTGGATCAGAATCAGACCTACACCTCGCATCCGTCGCACCAGGTGTTCCTGCGCGAGTACGTGCTCAACGCGGCCGGCGATCCGGTCGCGACCGGCAAGATGCTGGAAGGCGCCGCTGGTGGACTCGCCAACTGGGCCGAGGTCAAGACGCAGGCCGCGACCATACTCGGCATCCAGCTCGATGACCAGGATGTGCTCAACGTGCCGCTGCTGGCGACCGATCAGTATGGCAATTTCATTCCCGGCGGGAGCGGCATTGCGGCTCAGGGGTCTGAACCGCACGGGAGGGGTATCGGATTGTGGATCCAACGCGCCGGTGTATGCGATCTCCTCCCCCCGCATGGGCGTTGTCAGGCTATTTTGGGAACAGCGCGAAGTACGGTTTCGCTTCCGTGACCACTTGGGCGAACGACGGGCGTTTCATCAGGCGATCCAGATATGCCGCCGCCCATCTGTGGGTATCGCCGAAAGGCAGAACCAGGTTTGCGTAGAACAGCGCGGGTGCTGCAGCGCAGTCGGCCATGCTGAAGGCATCGCCCATGGCCCAGGCCTTCGACGCCATGTCCTGGTCGATGATGCCGTAGGCGGTTTTTAGCTGTGCCTTCGCTTCCTCCACCCCGTGTGGATCGGATAATCCCGCGGGACGCAGCCGGTCGGTGACGACCTTCTGCATGGGCTGGTCTACGTACAGGTCATAGAAGCGATCCCACAGGCGTGTCTGCCATGCGAGATCCCTGTCCACCGGCACGAGCCGCAAATTGCCCACATAGTGCAGGTCTAGGTACTCGATGATGATGCTCGACTCGGGGATGGTCCGGGCTTTCGCTTCGTCACGCAGCACGGGAAACTTGCCGATCGGCCAGACCTCCTCGAACTCCGCGCGGGCCGTCTCATCGGCGAGATCGACGATGTGCGGTTCGAAGGGCGTGTCGTTCTCGTAGAGTGCGACGAGCACCTTCTGGCAGAACGACGCGAGCGGATGGAAGTAGAGCTTGAGTGACATGAAGGAACCCACGCTCGTTTCGATTACAGACACACCCCGCTACGGCTTGAGATCGAACAACGCCTTGCCGCTCTCCATGTCGAACGGCGCTGACCAGTGTTCGTGCACAACCGTCCACTTCCCGTTTGACTTGCGATAACCGGCGGTCATGCGCATCCACGACGCCTTCTCTTCGCCGCTTTCGTCGGTACCACCGCACCGATTGAGACAATGGGCAAAGCCGACATCTTCGCCTGCCGTAATTCGCAAGTCGTGCATCTCGAAAATCCCCGGACCAGGACACATGGCCAGACACGCTTCCCAGTGCTTTGTGTACGCTTCGCGGCCCTTGAATTGCAGCTGCATGATCGCGTCGAACGCGAGAATATCCGGCGCGTAGTGAGACGCGATGCCGGCGACGTCCTGCGCATGGACTGATTTAATCCAGCTGTCGATCAGCGCGCGGATGTCGGCTTCGGATGATGGGGTTGCGGAAGCTGTTGCAGTGCTCATGTCGTTGTTCCTTTTGTTAACAGTCGGATAAGGGTTCGTTCACGTTCCATGCGTGTTGCGATGATGCATCATCCATAGGTCGGTGTTTGCGGCCAGCCTTCGGGCGAGTCCTCCCAGTCCTGTTGCCGGCCGTACACCGTCAGATCGAGCTGGTAATGCGAGCCGCCAACCATCTCGCCGCCGCGGCCGTAAGTTGAATAGGTGTGGAAAACACGATCGCCGTCGCGCAGAAAGAAGCTGAAGCCGGGCAACTCTATGGGTTGCTTGCCGCCCAGATAGTACGCTGTGCCCGCCTGCTCGTGCTCGGCCGGCGTCCGATAGTTGTACCAGACAGGCGCGACCGATTCGTCCAGGGTGACATGGAAATCGTAGTTGAAATCGCCGCCATACGAGGAGTACCACGGAAACGTCCAGCCATTGCGCGCTTTGTACGCCTCCAGTTTGGCCAGCGGCGCGCGGGAGATGCAGGTGAAACTGACGTCACTCTCCCGCAGGTGCCTGAGATGACCCGGGGAACTTCATCAGCCAGATGCGTGCAGCTCGGGCAACCGTTCTCCCAATCGGGAGCGAACATGAAGTGGTAGACGAAAAGCTGCCGGCGCCCATCGAACAGTTCGCACAGGCTTGCCTTGCCCGCCGGCCCTTCGAAGACGTAATCCTTGTCGATTTCCACCATCGGCAGCCTGCGGCGTTCGGCGTTTACCGCGTCGCGCGCACGAGTGATTTCCTTCTCTTTCGCCAGTAGCACCTTGCGAGCCCTAAGCCACTCATCGCGTGACGCGATTTTCGGAAGTTCAATGGTATTCATGATGCATACTCGTTAATGCTCAAGTTCTGTTGCGCTCCTGATAAATCGGCTTGATGAGCGTTCAATTCCCGGATGGGCCGCACCTCGATACTTCCGACGCGCGCCGGTGGGATCTTCGCGGCTATCTGAATGGCTTCGTTCAAGTCCCGGGCGTCAATCAGATAAAACCCGGCTAGTTGCTCCTTCGTCTCGGCGAAGGGGCCGTCGGTGATGGATACCTTGCCGTTTCGAACGCGCACGGTGGTCGCAGTTTGCACGGATTCCAGCGCTTCGCCAGCGATCATGTGTCCGCTCTCCTGCAGCCTGCCGGCATAGGCCAGACATTCTTCGTCTTCGGGGCTTTCGGGCAGCGAATGCAGTTTTGATTCGTCGCTGTAAACCAGGCAAAGGTAGTTCATTGT
This genomic window contains:
- a CDS encoding glutathione S-transferase family protein — translated: MSLKLYFHPLASFCQKVLVALYENDTPFEPHIVDLADETARAEFEEVWPIGKFPVLRDEAKARTIPESSIIIEYLDLHYVGNLRLVPVDRDLAWQTRLWDRFYDLYVDQPMQKVVTDRLRPAGLSDPHGVEEAKAQLKTAYGIIDQDMASKAWAMGDAFSMADCAAAPALFYANLVLPFGDTHRWAAAYLDRLMKRPSFAQVVTEAKPYFALFPK
- a CDS encoding SgcJ/EcaC family oxidoreductase, yielding MSTATASATPSSEADIRALIDSWIKSVHAQDVAGIASHYAPDILAFDAIMQLQFKGREAYTKHWEACLAMCPGPGIFEMHDLRITAGEDVGFAHCLNRCGGTDESGEEKASWMRMTAGYRKSNGKWTVVHEHWSAPFDMESGKALFDLKP
- a CDS encoding YciI family protein, which produces MNYLCLVYSDESKLHSLPESPEDEECLAYAGRLQESGHMIAGEALESVQTATTVRVRNGKVSITDGPFAETKEQLAGFYLIDARDLNEAIQIAAKIPPARVGSIEVRPIRELNAHQADLSGAQQNLSINEYAS